In Sedimentibacter sp. MB31-C6, one genomic interval encodes:
- a CDS encoding 3-oxoacid CoA-transferase subunit B, with amino-acid sequence MDAKKVIAKRVAQLLNDGDVVNLGIGLPTMVANFIPEGIDITFQSENGFLGLGPAPAEGKEDWDLVNAGGMPSSIVPGGMFFDSATSFGIIRGGHVDATVLGAMEVDEKGSLANWKIPGKMVPGMGGAMDLVVGANTVIIAMVHTQKGKPKILKECRLPLTAKEQVNIIVTEMALIKVTPEGLVLEELGPEATVEDVKAATEANLIVSPNLKRFGLED; translated from the coding sequence ATGGATGCAAAAAAAGTAATCGCAAAAAGAGTAGCTCAATTATTAAATGACGGTGATGTAGTTAATTTAGGCATTGGATTACCTACTATGGTAGCAAACTTCATTCCAGAAGGAATAGATATTACTTTCCAATCAGAAAATGGATTCTTAGGTTTAGGACCTGCTCCTGCAGAAGGAAAGGAAGATTGGGATTTAGTAAATGCTGGTGGTATGCCTTCATCAATTGTACCTGGAGGAATGTTCTTTGACAGTGCTACTTCTTTTGGAATTATTCGTGGAGGACATGTTGACGCAACAGTTCTTGGCGCTATGGAAGTAGATGAAAAAGGAAGCTTAGCAAACTGGAAAATACCAGGAAAAATGGTTCCAGGAATGGGCGGAGCTATGGACCTTGTTGTTGGAGCAAACACTGTTATTATTGCTATGGTACATACTCAAAAAGGAAAACCAAAAATATTAAAAGAATGTAGACTTCCTTTAACTGCTAAAGAGCAAGTTAACATTATAGTTACTGAAATGGCTCTAATAAAAGTTACTCCAGAAGGATTAGTTCTTGAAGAATTAGGACCAGAAGCTACTGTAGAAGATGTAAAAGCTGCTACAGAAGCTAATCTAATAGTATCACCTAATTTAAAAAGATTTGGTTTAGAAGATTAA
- a CDS encoding endospore germination permease encodes MFNQDITPYQNTSILVLVSFIFQTMMMPIILSEVNGPVGWISIIIGAVILYLMMRPINQVLNKYKEDTIIGISNKLLPKYISRIIGLYYILLFLIANSILMKDFAEQIKLLMLFNTPLSAIIMVILLTASYAAKKGIQSIAQIAHITILIALIPYLLLIIFSTYYADYTNVFPVFPVDVEGVVRAIPNTLFGFLGFSILLFSNNRVSDKEKNLMLNKRFIVISMVLYIACYILIVIKFGMEEAVKLVWPFLSIMKYVNIPGFFFENTEIVGLSFQIIITFTCICVLAYFTNKAMQETFKTKENGYYMYIQIPILYIVAAVLPGMYMLYPYIKIPAYILSGLNILLPLLIVYMDRKRQIKAKN; translated from the coding sequence ATGTTCAATCAAGATATTACTCCATATCAGAATACTTCTATTTTAGTACTTGTTTCGTTTATTTTTCAAACTATGATGATGCCTATAATACTTTCAGAGGTTAACGGTCCTGTTGGGTGGATTTCAATAATTATCGGAGCAGTAATTTTATATTTGATGATGAGACCTATAAATCAAGTGTTAAATAAATATAAAGAAGATACTATTATAGGTATTTCAAATAAATTGTTACCTAAATATATATCGAGAATTATTGGGTTATATTATATATTACTATTTTTAATTGCAAATAGCATATTGATGAAGGATTTCGCTGAACAAATAAAGCTATTAATGTTATTTAATACTCCGTTAAGTGCAATAATTATGGTAATATTATTAACTGCTTCCTATGCTGCTAAAAAGGGAATACAATCAATTGCACAAATTGCTCATATAACTATTTTAATAGCATTAATACCATATTTGTTATTAATAATTTTTTCAACTTACTATGCAGATTATACAAATGTTTTTCCTGTTTTTCCAGTAGATGTTGAAGGTGTTGTAAGGGCAATCCCAAATACATTATTTGGGTTTTTAGGTTTTTCTATTCTATTATTTTCTAATAACAGAGTATCAGACAAAGAAAAAAACTTAATGCTTAATAAAAGATTTATAGTTATTAGTATGGTTTTATATATAGCGTGTTATATCTTAATAGTAATTAAATTTGGTATGGAAGAAGCAGTAAAATTAGTTTGGCCATTTTTATCAATTATGAAATATGTTAATATACCAGGTTTCTTCTTTGAAAATACCGAAATAGTAGGTTTGTCATTTCAAATTATAATAACTTTTACTTGTATTTGTGTTCTTGCATATTTTACAAATAAAGCAATGCAAGAAACATTTAAAACTAAAGAAAATGGATATTATATGTATATTCAAATACCTATACTATATATTGTAGCTGCCGTATTACCTGGAATGTATATGCTATATCCATATATTAAGATACCGGCATATATATTAAGTGGTTTAAACATATTATTGCCATTGCTAATAGTATATATGGACAGGAAAAGGCAAATAAAGGCTAAAAATTAA
- a CDS encoding S1C family serine protease, translating into MDNYERNNNLNENCDFTNLDSKGNDINFIMPNFNEPEKKKKSRNKKKSFFSFIAIAIVSALLGGLAGGYIVATQFNIAYEQNNDNITATAQDVNINLSDDVYFAAAVAEKSQKTVVGITSEVVEQYNTFFGPQTQRGQSMGSGFIVDSDGYIVTNSHVIGDGNVENIAVSLIDGTTEIGEVLWYDTTLDLAIVKINRTGLPTVELGDSDELMIGEPAVAIGNPMTLDLERTVTQGIISGLNRSIAFDDGTVIEPLIQTDASINSGNSGGPLFNAEGKVIGINTAKINTAEGLGFSIPINIAKPIIEQFINEGTFSTVYVGITGVDVETYEMALGIDVSADYGVVIIETIKNSPATESGLKPGDIIVAIDGDKLDNMSSLKRQLYEYKNDDKVELTIIRNGEEQKVEMTLKVKPTDF; encoded by the coding sequence ATGGATAATTATGAAAGAAATAATAATTTAAATGAAAATTGTGATTTTACAAATTTAGATAGCAAAGGTAATGACATTAACTTTATAATGCCAAATTTTAATGAACCAGAAAAAAAGAAAAAGAGTAGGAATAAGAAAAAGTCTTTCTTTAGTTTTATAGCTATAGCTATTGTATCAGCATTATTAGGAGGTTTAGCTGGAGGTTACATTGTTGCAACTCAATTTAATATTGCATACGAACAAAATAATGATAATATAACTGCTACAGCTCAGGATGTAAATATTAATTTGTCTGATGACGTATATTTTGCAGCAGCTGTTGCCGAGAAGTCACAAAAAACTGTGGTAGGAATTACTTCAGAAGTAGTTGAACAATATAACACATTTTTTGGACCTCAAACTCAGAGAGGACAAAGTATGGGTTCTGGTTTTATAGTTGATTCAGATGGATATATTGTAACAAATTCGCATGTTATTGGTGATGGTAATGTTGAAAATATTGCAGTATCATTAATAGATGGAACTACAGAAATCGGAGAAGTATTATGGTATGATACTACTCTCGACTTGGCAATCGTAAAAATCAATAGAACAGGACTCCCAACTGTTGAACTAGGCGATTCAGATGAACTTATGATAGGGGAGCCTGCTGTAGCAATAGGTAATCCAATGACACTTGACCTGGAACGTACAGTAACTCAAGGTATTATAAGTGGCTTAAACAGGTCTATTGCCTTTGATGATGGAACTGTTATAGAGCCTTTAATTCAAACAGATGCTTCTATAAATTCTGGTAATAGCGGTGGCCCACTATTTAATGCAGAAGGTAAAGTAATAGGAATTAATACAGCAAAAATAAACACTGCAGAAGGATTAGGATTTTCAATTCCAATAAATATTGCAAAACCAATAATAGAACAATTTATAAACGAAGGAACTTTTTCAACAGTTTATGTAGGTATTACAGGAGTTGATGTAGAAACATATGAAATGGCTTTAGGTATAGATGTAAGTGCAGATTACGGTGTAGTAATAATTGAAACAATAAAGAATTCTCCTGCAACGGAATCTGGTTTAAAGCCAGGAGACATTATAGTAGCAATAGATGGTGATAAATTAGATAATATGTCTAGTTTAAAAAGACAATTATATGAATATAAAAATGATGATAAGGTTGAATTAACTATAATCAGAAATGGCGAAGAACAAAAGGTAGAAATGACTTTAAAAGTAAAACCAACAGACTTTTAG
- a CDS encoding sigma-54 interaction domain-containing protein has translation MKLQHIYTGFVITDNKFNVLFSNEYFKKHICKNKKYLNKKITIYFNNIDVDKDNYLYPVKYIDNTEYYVIHEELKLYKYELYAFFFYDFSLDKELEKQIKRLNRQRYLYNEMFNKLNDGIYITNEEGTTIYVNDAFLNLSGLTREQIIGKTVYNLRNLNVLPNSCCAKVIETKGPVSTINNYYKGQRCLVSGSPIFDENGKLSKTIAVIRDVSELDVLMKSITKEKNFYIKNNEYDLKTKEINKEPLLILNNDKMKNIYSRAKKIASVDSTILILGETGVGKDFIATYIYNISNCKDGKFIKINCSAVPEHLLESEFFGYEEGAFTGAQKGGKKGLFEEANGGILYLDEIGDMPYTLQVKLLSAINDRIFYRIGGTKTVEFNARIIAATNADLKQLVEDKKFRADLYYRLNVVRFVIPPLRLRKEDIIPLAHEFLEYYNNKYGKNCFFTTSCLESFLLYEWPGNIRELKNIIERLVLMSDDAFIDANMYREHLMMNESEIGMEDSNMLMFDNKTLKEKMNEYEREIIENSLAISKNMKEAASKLGIDISTLVRKKQKYNL, from the coding sequence ATGAAGCTTCAACATATATATACTGGATTTGTTATAACAGACAATAAATTTAATGTATTATTTAGTAATGAATATTTTAAGAAACATATATGCAAAAATAAAAAATATTTGAATAAGAAAATTACTATTTATTTTAATAATATTGATGTTGACAAAGATAATTATCTTTATCCTGTAAAGTATATTGATAATACAGAATATTATGTAATACATGAAGAACTTAAGCTTTACAAATATGAATTATATGCTTTTTTCTTTTATGATTTTTCTCTTGATAAAGAACTAGAAAAACAAATTAAAAGATTAAACAGACAGAGATATTTATATAATGAAATGTTTAATAAATTAAATGATGGAATTTATATTACTAATGAAGAAGGTACAACAATTTATGTTAATGACGCTTTTTTAAATTTATCTGGATTAACTAGAGAACAAATTATTGGGAAAACAGTTTATAATCTAAGAAATTTAAATGTTTTGCCAAATTCGTGTTGTGCAAAGGTCATAGAAACAAAGGGTCCAGTATCCACAATTAATAATTACTATAAAGGCCAAAGATGTTTAGTTTCAGGGTCGCCTATTTTTGATGAAAATGGTAAATTATCTAAAACAATTGCAGTAATTCGAGATGTATCAGAATTAGATGTTCTTATGAAAAGTATTACTAAAGAAAAGAATTTTTATATAAAAAATAATGAATATGATTTAAAGACAAAAGAGATAAATAAGGAGCCATTACTAATATTAAATAATGATAAGATGAAAAATATTTATAGTAGGGCTAAAAAAATTGCATCAGTAGATAGCACTATATTAATATTAGGAGAAACAGGTGTTGGCAAAGACTTTATAGCAACTTATATTTATAATATTAGTAATTGTAAAGATGGTAAATTTATTAAAATAAATTGTAGCGCAGTTCCAGAACATCTTTTAGAGTCGGAATTTTTCGGATATGAGGAAGGGGCATTTACAGGAGCTCAAAAAGGTGGTAAAAAAGGCCTTTTCGAAGAAGCAAATGGTGGAATATTGTATTTAGATGAAATAGGTGATATGCCATATACTTTGCAGGTGAAACTTTTAAGTGCCATAAACGACAGGATATTTTATCGTATAGGTGGTACTAAAACAGTAGAATTTAACGCACGAATTATAGCTGCAACTAATGCAGACTTAAAACAATTGGTGGAAGATAAGAAATTCAGGGCTGACTTATATTATAGGTTAAATGTAGTTCGATTTGTAATTCCGCCTCTTAGACTTAGGAAGGAAGACATCATTCCTTTGGCTCATGAATTTTTAGAATATTATAATAATAAATATGGTAAAAACTGTTTTTTTACAACTAGTTGTTTGGAAAGTTTTTTACTATATGAATGGCCAGGAAATATTAGGGAGCTTAAAAATATTATTGAAAGGTTAGTCCTTATGTCAGATGATGCTTTTATAGATGCAAACATGTATAGAGAGCATCTAATGATGAATGAATCAGAAATAGGTATGGAAGATTCTAATATGTTAATGTTTGATAATAAAACATTAAAGGAAAAGATGAATGAATATGAAAGGGAAATAATAGAAAATTCATTAGCTATCTCAAAAAACATGAAAGAAGCTGCTAGTAAATTAGGAATTGATATTTCTACATTAGTTCGAAAAAAACAAAAATACAATTTATAA
- a CDS encoding spore germination protein, with protein MNSINTKIEKDINKNIKVLKDIFKNADDIVFRNFDGGQNQKIKMTLLYVDGMTTKEAISEYAIEKLLNNLDLAKLEQNPEKELQGAIVRTSIAISEVKPLLTIEECVDKLLSGETVLFIDTCSKAVMLASRGWPMRSVQEPSAETLIRGARDGFNETMKVNITLIRRRIRDPKLKVKYTQVGKRSKTDIAILYIDDIVNKKVLDAVEKRINNIEIEAILESSYIEEMIEDDIYSPFPQIENTERPDAAASALLEGRVVIAVDNTPSVLMAPAIFVSFMQSSEDYYERWLPACMIRLIRYLALPITLLLPALYVAVAEFHPNMLPTELALYVAASRANVPFPPYFEAFIMELVIELVREASLRITSPVGSTIGLVGGLVIGQSSVEAGLITPLAVIIVALTAIASFAIPSYNFGTSLRMMRFAFIVLAATFGIFGMSIGLCVLIIHLCTLKSFGVPYMTPFSSFIENKRDLKDTIIRHRMKNLVNKPHYMRSKKEKGA; from the coding sequence ATGAATAGTATAAATACAAAAATAGAAAAAGATATAAATAAAAATATTAAAGTATTAAAGGACATATTTAAGAATGCAGATGATATAGTATTTAGAAATTTTGATGGTGGACAAAATCAAAAAATCAAAATGACATTATTATATGTTGATGGTATGACTACAAAGGAAGCAATAAGTGAATATGCAATAGAAAAACTCCTTAATAATTTAGATTTAGCTAAATTAGAACAAAATCCAGAAAAAGAACTGCAAGGAGCTATAGTAAGAACTAGTATTGCTATATCTGAAGTTAAACCATTGCTTACTATAGAAGAATGTGTTGATAAATTACTTTCAGGTGAAACAGTATTGTTTATAGATACTTGCTCAAAGGCTGTTATGTTAGCTTCAAGAGGTTGGCCAATGAGGAGTGTACAAGAACCATCTGCTGAAACGCTTATAAGGGGAGCGAGAGATGGTTTCAATGAAACTATGAAGGTTAACATAACACTCATTCGAAGACGAATAAGGGATCCAAAACTTAAGGTAAAATATACTCAAGTTGGAAAACGGTCAAAAACTGATATAGCGATTTTATATATTGATGATATAGTAAACAAAAAGGTATTAGATGCAGTTGAAAAAAGAATTAATAATATAGAAATAGAAGCAATACTGGAAAGCTCTTATATTGAGGAAATGATAGAGGATGATATATATTCACCATTTCCACAGATAGAAAATACAGAAAGACCTGATGCAGCAGCTTCGGCGTTATTAGAGGGAAGAGTTGTAATTGCTGTAGATAATACTCCTTCTGTTTTAATGGCACCTGCCATATTTGTTTCTTTTATGCAATCTTCAGAAGATTATTATGAAAGATGGCTTCCGGCTTGTATGATTCGTTTAATTAGATATTTGGCATTGCCAATAACATTGCTATTACCAGCATTATATGTAGCAGTTGCTGAATTTCATCCAAACATGTTACCAACAGAATTGGCACTTTATGTTGCTGCCTCAAGGGCTAATGTGCCATTCCCTCCTTATTTTGAAGCATTTATAATGGAGCTAGTTATTGAGCTAGTAAGGGAAGCTTCATTACGTATTACAAGCCCAGTAGGTTCAACAATTGGTCTTGTTGGAGGCTTGGTAATTGGGCAGTCATCTGTTGAAGCAGGTCTTATAACTCCTTTAGCAGTAATTATAGTTGCATTAACAGCGATAGCTTCCTTTGCTATACCAAGCTATAACTTTGGAACGTCATTAAGAATGATGAGATTTGCATTTATAGTTTTAGCAGCTACATTTGGGATTTTTGGCATGTCAATAGGTTTATGTGTATTAATAATACATTTATGTACACTGAAAAGTTTTGGGGTTCCTTATATGACTCCTTTTTCAAGCTTTATTGAAAATAAAAGAGATTTAAAGGATACAATAATTAGACATAGAATGAAAAATTTAGTAAATAAACCTCATTATATGAGAAGTAAGAAAGAGAAAGGGGCATAG
- a CDS encoding response regulator transcription factor, producing the protein MEIKILLAEDEDNIRKLVSTYLINDGFKVIEAANGEEAIELFDNNNFSLVILDIMMPKIDGYEVCRYIRENSDVPILMLTARDTESDELTGFNSGADEYISKPFSPRILVTRIKNLLKRTSQNNMQDIELNGITIKYRERLVLVNGIKAILTPKEFDLFYYLLQNKNIVLTRNQILSTVWGWDYFGDDRTVDTHIKCLRSKIGKYAKNIVTIRKVGYKFEYDDSE; encoded by the coding sequence ATGGAAATCAAAATTTTATTAGCTGAAGATGAAGATAATATTAGAAAACTTGTATCAACTTACTTAATTAATGATGGATTTAAAGTTATAGAAGCAGCAAATGGTGAAGAAGCAATTGAATTGTTTGATAATAACAACTTTTCTCTTGTCATATTGGATATAATGATGCCAAAAATTGATGGATATGAAGTATGTCGCTATATTAGAGAAAACTCAGATGTACCTATTTTAATGTTAACAGCAAGAGATACTGAATCTGATGAACTAACTGGATTTAATTCTGGAGCAGATGAATATATTTCTAAACCATTTAGTCCTAGAATACTAGTAACGAGGATAAAAAATCTTTTAAAGAGAACTTCTCAAAACAACATGCAGGATATCGAATTAAATGGAATTACAATTAAATACCGTGAACGTTTAGTTTTAGTAAATGGAATAAAAGCAATATTAACTCCTAAAGAATTTGATTTATTTTATTATTTACTTCAAAATAAAAATATAGTTTTAACCAGAAACCAAATATTATCAACAGTATGGGGTTGGGATTACTTTGGAGATGACAGAACTGTAGATACTCACATAAAATGCTTACGTTCTAAAATAGGTAAATATGCTAAAAACATTGTAACAATACGTAAAGTTGGTTACAAATTTGAATATGATGATAGCGAGTAA
- a CDS encoding CLC_0170 family protein has translation MFLINDLKRVINNNIVIIFLIISYILIFRTSKELKRNNLHRDCKIVKFTGIVYGLLAIAAAIVINR, from the coding sequence GTGTTTTTAATAAATGATTTAAAAAGAGTTATTAATAATAATATAGTAATTATCTTTTTAATTATTAGTTATATTTTAATATTTAGAACGAGTAAGGAGTTAAAAAGAAATAATTTACACAGGGACTGTAAAATTGTTAAATTTACAGGAATAGTTTATGGATTGCTCGCAATTGCAGCAGCAATAGTAATAAATAGGTAG
- a CDS encoding sensor histidine kinase translates to MKFKYSLKNKLFLVILCVLIFNIVLSLILGTTMFDKLYTYDKINNIKSGVDNISSNYLNGDLNKTIEEIINYEVQNMTICIFSMNTTTGAGNIEYYSRQRYFTLNPFDNKVLYLLRRLFLENAFDELTKNNYYIINDEDNVSGNNITVISNITADKYILIQTPKKFIEDISYSAIKYSMIISIFTLLIGAIIIYFVADRATKPIRKIQIIADKISSLDFSNRCDILSNDEIGLLSTSINNMSEKLQDFISQLMIANKKLKDDLIKQEKADKMTKQLFVNVSHDFKTPLTLIMSYSEALLDMKNIDEKTKKDYLKIIIDEGNKMSKFVQELLKLSQLESGIIKLEKSNFSINEIINDTIINNSILTKEKNIIIEKYISNNDIVYADYYRIEQVFQNLYENAIKYASYNGIIRVSTINRNNHCIIKIYNSGNSISKEDLENIFISFYKADKSRKNLGSYGLGLAIVKAIMDMHNEKYGVQNVDNGVEFWFELENSEINLELEDY, encoded by the coding sequence ATGAAATTTAAATATAGCTTGAAAAATAAACTTTTTTTAGTAATTCTTTGTGTGCTAATATTTAATATTGTATTATCCCTTATACTTGGAACTACTATGTTTGATAAATTATATACTTATGATAAAATTAATAACATTAAAAGTGGAGTAGACAATATTTCATCAAATTATTTAAATGGTGACTTAAATAAAACTATTGAAGAGATAATTAATTATGAAGTGCAAAATATGACAATTTGCATATTTTCTATGAATACAACTACAGGTGCTGGTAATATTGAATACTACTCAAGACAAAGATACTTTACCTTAAATCCATTTGACAATAAAGTGCTTTATTTATTAAGAAGATTATTTTTGGAAAATGCTTTTGATGAACTAACTAAAAATAATTATTATATTATAAATGATGAAGATAACGTCTCTGGTAACAACATAACGGTTATATCTAATATTACTGCTGATAAGTATATTTTAATTCAAACACCTAAAAAATTTATAGAAGATATTTCTTATTCAGCAATTAAATATTCAATGATTATTTCTATTTTTACTTTATTAATTGGTGCCATAATAATATATTTTGTTGCAGATCGTGCAACTAAGCCTATACGAAAAATACAAATTATAGCAGATAAAATTTCTAGTTTAGATTTTTCTAACAGATGTGATATATTATCAAATGATGAAATTGGTTTACTATCAACCAGCATAAATAACATGTCCGAAAAACTTCAAGATTTTATATCACAATTAATGATTGCTAATAAAAAACTAAAAGATGATTTAATTAAACAAGAGAAAGCTGATAAAATGACAAAACAACTTTTTGTAAATGTTTCACATGACTTTAAAACACCTTTGACGTTAATCATGAGTTATTCAGAAGCCTTACTAGATATGAAAAATATAGATGAGAAAACCAAAAAAGATTATTTGAAAATTATAATTGATGAAGGAAACAAAATGTCTAAGTTTGTTCAAGAGTTATTAAAATTATCTCAACTAGAAAGTGGAATAATTAAATTAGAAAAATCTAATTTTAGCATTAATGAAATAATAAATGATACAATTATAAATAATTCTATTTTAACTAAAGAAAAAAATATAATTATAGAAAAATATATTTCTAATAATGACATCGTTTATGCAGACTATTATAGAATAGAACAAGTATTCCAAAATTTATATGAAAATGCTATTAAATATGCCTCTTACAATGGAATTATAAGAGTTTCTACTATAAATAGAAATAACCATTGCATTATTAAAATTTATAACTCAGGTAATAGTATTTCAAAAGAAGATTTAGAAAATATATTTATTAGCTTTTATAAAGCTGACAAATCAAGAAAAAACTTAGGAAGTTATGGACTTGGTTTAGCAATTGTTAAAGCAATTATGGATATGCATAATGAAAAATATGGAGTTCAAAATGTTGATAATGGCGTTGAATTTTGGTTCGAACTTGAAAATTCTGAAATTAATCTTGAACTGGAGGATTATTAA
- a CDS encoding acetyl-CoA C-acetyltransferase — translation MKTAVIASAVRTPIGSFGGALAPLSAVDLGVIAAKEAIKRAKIEPSMVEEVYLGNVLGAGLGQNVARQVTLGAGIPIETPALTINMVCGSGLRAVSMAAQFVESGQCDVILCGGTESMSNAPYLLPKARWGHRMGDGKIVDYMINDGLWDIFNGYHMGITAENVAEQYGISREEQDRIAVQSQNRAEAAQKSGRFADEIVPVPIPQRKGDPVIIDTDEFPRHGSTVEKMAKLRPAFKKDGTVTAGNASGINDGAAALIIMSKEKAEELGIDYIAEVVNYGSAGVDPSIMGTGPIPATKKALKKANWTVADLDLIEANEAFASQAISVSKELGLNEDITNVNGGAIALGHPIGASGARILVTLLHEMEKRDSKKGLATLCIGGGMGTSILVQR, via the coding sequence ATGAAAACAGCAGTAATAGCATCTGCAGTAAGAACACCAATTGGATCTTTTGGAGGAGCTTTGGCACCTTTATCAGCCGTAGACTTAGGAGTTATAGCAGCTAAGGAAGCAATAAAGAGAGCTAAAATAGAACCTTCAATGGTAGAAGAAGTATATTTAGGAAATGTTTTAGGAGCTGGATTAGGACAAAATGTAGCTAGACAAGTTACATTAGGAGCAGGTATACCTATTGAAACTCCTGCACTTACAATTAATATGGTATGTGGTTCTGGATTAAGAGCTGTTAGTATGGCAGCACAATTTGTTGAAAGTGGTCAATGTGATGTTATCCTTTGTGGTGGTACAGAAAGTATGTCAAATGCACCATACTTACTTCCTAAAGCAAGATGGGGACATAGAATGGGCGATGGAAAAATAGTTGACTATATGATTAATGATGGATTGTGGGATATCTTTAATGGATATCATATGGGAATTACAGCAGAAAATGTAGCTGAACAATATGGTATATCTAGAGAAGAACAAGATAGAATAGCAGTTCAAAGTCAAAATAGAGCTGAAGCAGCACAAAAATCAGGTAGATTTGCTGATGAAATAGTACCAGTTCCTATTCCACAAAGAAAAGGTGACCCAGTTATAATAGATACTGACGAATTCCCAAGACATGGATCTACAGTTGAAAAAATGGCGAAATTAAGACCTGCATTCAAAAAAGATGGAACTGTAACAGCAGGTAATGCTTCTGGTATAAATGATGGAGCAGCAGCATTAATTATAATGAGTAAAGAAAAAGCAGAAGAACTTGGTATTGATTATATAGCAGAAGTAGTTAACTACGGTTCAGCTGGTGTTGATCCTAGTATAATGGGTACAGGACCTATTCCTGCTACTAAAAAAGCTTTGAAAAAAGCTAATTGGACAGTTGCTGATTTAGATTTAATTGAAGCTAATGAAGCTTTTGCTTCTCAAGCTATTTCTGTTTCTAAAGAACTAGGTTTAAATGAAGATATTACTAATGTAAATGGTGGAGCAATAGCATTAGGACACCCAATTGGAGCATCCGGAGCAAGAATTCTTGTTACACTATTACATGAAATGGAAAAAAGAGATTCTAAAAAAGGTCTTGCAACATTATGTATCGGTGGTGGAATGGGAACTTCTATACTAGTACAAAGATAG
- a CDS encoding CoA transferase subunit A, producing MNKIISIENAVEKVQDDMTIMVGGFLANGSPESLIDALVKKNVKNLTLICNDTGFPDRGVGKMVVNKQFKTMIASHVGTNPETANQMNSGETEVILTPQGTLAEKVRCGGNGLGGFYTPTGIGTEAENGKEKKVIDGKEYIFELPLKADVALLKASVVDKKGNMVFDKTTKNFNPLMAAAAEVVIVEADKIVEVGEIDPELVMCSGIFVDYIVGGDK from the coding sequence ATTAACAAAATTATTTCTATTGAAAATGCTGTTGAAAAAGTACAAGATGACATGACAATTATGGTTGGTGGCTTTTTAGCAAATGGTTCACCTGAATCCTTAATTGATGCACTTGTAAAGAAAAATGTTAAAAACTTAACTCTTATTTGTAATGATACAGGCTTTCCTGACAGAGGCGTTGGTAAAATGGTAGTTAACAAGCAATTTAAAACAATGATTGCATCACATGTAGGTACAAATCCAGAAACTGCTAACCAAATGAATTCTGGCGAAACTGAAGTTATTTTAACTCCACAAGGAACTCTTGCAGAAAAAGTTAGATGTGGTGGAAATGGACTTGGAGGATTCTATACTCCTACAGGAATAGGAACAGAGGCGGAAAATGGAAAAGAGAAAAAAGTAATAGATGGAAAAGAATATATCTTTGAACTTCCATTAAAAGCAGATGTTGCATTATTAAAAGCTTCTGTTGTAGATAAAAAAGGTAATATGGTTTTCGATAAAACAACAAAAAATTTCAATCCATTAATGGCTGCAGCAGCAGAAGTTGTTATAGTTGAAGCTGATAAAATAGTTGAAGTTGGTGAAATAGATCCAGAACTAGTTATGTGTTCAGGAATCTTTGTTGACTATATTGTTGGAGGTGACAAATAA